agttgggatgaagaagttattccacttttaaatcaggtgattcctatTTTTAAGTTTGGGGATAGGAcggcttcttcttcgtcgttccaatgaaaccaggatgaatcactttgtaagaagcttatttggatacataaagttagagaatcacctggaagttgaataaatctcatagagtttgggatgaagaaattatcccactttcaaatcaagtgattcttgtttcccagtttgggaataggacagcttcttcgttgttccaatgaaaccaggatgaaataactttgtaagaagattcatttggatacataaagtggtggagaatcaccaggaagtttaataaatttcataggagttgggagtaagaagttatcctactttcaaattaggtgattccagtttccctgtttgggaataggacaacttcttcgtcgttccaataaaaaccaggatgagtcactttgtaagaaggctgatttggatacaaaaagtggtggagaatcaccaggaagttgaataaatctcataggagttgggatgaagaagttattccacttttaatcaggtgattcctgtttttaAGTTTCGGAATGGAcagtttcttcgtcgttccaatgaaaccaggatgaatcactttgtaagaagcttgatttggatacataaagtgtggagaatcaccaggaagttgaataaatctcataagagctgggatgaagaaattatcccactttcaaatatcggattccagtttcccagtttgggtaggacatcttcttcgtcgttccaatcaaaccaggatgaatcactttgtaagaagcttcatttggatacataaagtggtggaaaatcaccaggaagtgaataaatctcataggagttgggcgtaagaagttatcccactttcaaattaggtgattccagtttccctgtttgggaatgggacagcttcttcgtcgttccaatgaaaccagatgaatcactttgaaagaagcttgatttggatacataaattgttagagaatcacctggaagttaataaatctcataggagttgggatgaagaagttatcccactttcaaatcaggtgattctagtttcccagtttgggaatcagacagcttcttcgtcgttccaatcaaaccaggatgaatctctttgtaagaagcttgatatggatacataaagtggtggagaatcaccaggaagatgaataaatctcataagagttgggatgaaaagttatcccactttcaaatcaggtgattccagttttacagtttgggaataggacacttcttagtcattccaatcaaaccaggatgaatcactttttaagatgctttatttggatacataaatttggtggagaatcacaggagttgaataaatctcataggagttgggataagaagttatcccattttcaaattaggtgattccagtttcctgtttgggaataggacagcttcttcgtcgttccaatgaaaccaggatgaatcactttgtaagaagcttgatttggatacataaattgttagagaatcaccaggaagttgaataaatctcataggagttgggatgaagaagttatcccactttcaaatcaggtgattctagtttcccagtttgtgaataggataacttcttcgtcgttccaatcaaaccaggataaatctctttgtaagaagcttgatatggatacataaagtggtggagaatcaccaggaagttgaataaatctcataggaatggggtgaagaagttattcccttttaaatcaggtgattcctgtttttaagtttgggaataggacagtttcttcgtcgttccaatgaaaccagatgaatcactttgtaagaagcttgatttggatacataaagtgtggagaatcaccaggaagttgaataaatctcatagagctgggatgaagaaattatcccactttcaaatcaggtgattccagtttcccagtttggaaataggacatcttcttcgtcgttccaatcaaaccaggatgaatcactttgtaagaagcttcatttggatacataaagtggtggaaaatcaccaggaagttgaataaatctcataggagttgggcgtaagaagttatcccactttcaaattaggtgattccagtttccctgtttgggaataggacagcttttttgtcgttccaatgaaaccaggatgaatcactttgtaagaattGATTTGGATACGTAAATTGTTAGAGAATcacctggaagttgaataaatcttataggagttgggatgaagaagttatcccactttcaaatcaggtgattccagttttccagtttgggaataggacagcttcttcgtcgttccaatcaaaccaggatgaatctctttgaaaAAATcatgatatggatacataaagtggtggagaatcaccaggaagttgaataaatctcataggagttgggatgaagaagttatcccactttcaaatcaggggatccCAGTTttacagtttgggaataggacaacttcttagtcgttccaatcaaaccaggatgaatcactttttaaaatgctttatttggatacataaagtggtggagaatcaccaggaagttgaataaatctcataggagttgggatgcagaaattatcccactttcaaatcaggtgattccagtttcccagtttgggaataggacaacttcttcgtcgttccaatcaaaccaggatgaatcactttgtaagaagcctgatttggatacataaaatggtggagaatcaccaggaagttgaataaatctcataggagttgggatgaagaaagttattccacttttaaaatcaggtgattcctgtttttagtttgggaataggacggcttcttcgtcgttccaatgaaaccaggatgaatcacgttgtaagaagctttatttggatacataaagtgtggagaatcaccaggaagttgaataaatctcataagagctgggatgaagaaattatccactttcaaatcaggtgattcctgtttcccagtttgggaataggacatcttctgcttcgtcgttccaatgaaaccaggatgaatcactttgtaagaagcttcatttggatacataaagtggtggagaatcaccaggaatttaataaatttcataggagttgggagtaagaagttatcccactttcaaattaggtgattccatgtttccctgtttgggaataggacagcttcttcgtcgttccaatgaaaccaggatgaatcactttgtaataagcttgattggatacataaatgttagagaatcacctggaagttgaataaatctcataggagttgggatgaagaagttatcccactttcaaatcaggtgattctagtttcccagtttgtgatatggataacttcttcgtcgttccaatcaaaccaggataatctctttgtaagaagcttgatatggatacatagagtggttggagaatcaccaggaagttgaataaatatcataggagttgggatgaagaagttatcccactttcaaatcaggtgattcctgtttttaagtttgggaataggacggcttcttcttcgtcgttccaatgaaaccaggatgaatcactttgtaagaagctttatttggatacataaagtgtggagaatcactggaagttgaataaatctcatagagctgggatgaagaaattatccccttttcaaatcaggtgattccagtttcccagtttgggaataggacatcttcttcgtcgttccaataaaaccaggatgaatcactttgtaagaagcttcatttggatacataaagtggtggagaatcaccaggaagtttaataaatttcataggagttgggagtaagaagttatcccactttcaaattaggtgattccagtttccctgtttgggaataggacagcttcttcgtcgttccaatgaaaccaggatgaatcactttgtaataagcttgatttggatacataaattgttagagaatcactggaagttgaataaatctcataggagttgggatgaagaagttatcccactttcaaatcaggtgattccagttttacagtttgggaataggacaacttcttagtcgttccaatcaaaccaggatgaatctcttgttAAAatgctttatttggatacataaagtggtggagaatcaccaggaagttgaataaatctgataggagttgggatgcagaaattatcccactttcaaatcaggtgattccagtttcccagtttgggaataggacaacttcttcgtcgttccaatcaaaccaggatgaatcactttgtaagaagcctgatttggatacataaagtggtggagaatcaccaggaagttgaataaatctcataggagttgggatgaagaagttattccacttttaaatcaggtgattcctgtttttaagtttgggaataggacggcttcttcgtcgttccaatgaaaccaggatgaatcactttgtaagaagctttatttggatacataaagtttagagaatcacctggaagttgaataaatctcataggagttgggatgaagaaattatcccactttcaaatcaggtgattcctgtttcccagtttgggaataggacatcttcttcgtcgttccaatgaaaccaggatgaataactttgtaagaagattcatttggatacataaagtggtggagaatcaccaggaagtttaataaatttcataggagttgggagtaagaagttatcctactttcaaattaggtgattccagtttccctgtttgggaataggacaacttcttcgtcgttccaataaaaccaggatgagtcactttgtaagaaggctgatttggatacaaaaagtggtggagaatcaccaggaagttgaataaatctcataggagttgggatgaagaagttattccacttttaaatcaggtgattcctgtttttaagtttcggaataggacagtttcttcgtcgttccaatgaaaccaggatgaatcactttgtaagaagcttgatttggatacataaagtgtggagaatcaccaggaagttgaataaatctcataagagctgggatgaagaaattatcccactttcaaatatcggattccagtttcccagtttgggaataggacatcttcttcgtcgttccaataaaaccaggatgaatcactttgtaagaagcttcatttggatacataaagtggtggaaaatcaccaggaagttgaataaatctcattggagttgggcgtaagaagttatcccactttcaaattaggtgattccagtttccctgtttgggaatgggacagcttcttcgtcgttccaatgaaaccaggatgaatcactttgaaagaagcttgatttggatacataaattgttagagaatcacctggaagtttaataaatctcataggagttgggatgaagaagttatcccactttcaaatcaggtgattctagtttcccagtttgggaataggacagcttcttcgtcgttccaatcaaaccaggatgaatctctttgtaagaagcttgatatggatacataaagtggtggagaatcaccaggaagttgaataaatctcataagagttgggatgaagaagttatcccactttcaaatcaggtgattccagttttacagtttgggaataggacaacttcttagtcattccaatcaaaccaggatgaatcactttttaagatgctttatttggatacataaatttgGTGGAGGATTGATGAAAAACGCCGGACAGAAGCCCTAGCCGCTCAGGAGGGGATGAGAATGGCGACTCCACGATCCAGATAGACTTGACGTCGATTCTGCACTCGGCGGTCTCTGCATCATCGCAGGGGAGACTATCCGACACTCCCTGTGTATCGAGGTGGTCCCACGGCGTTTCCTGGAGGTGTCGTAGCTGCCGTCTTGTTCACGCTTCCCGTTGCTGCTTCGTCGCTTCGCTTGGTGGAGAGAACCATTTCGGATCTGATCACCACGCTCTGACCACGCTAGATTGGAGCTTCCTTAGAAGCTTTGATCCCTCTGATCATCACGTTCTTTGACGTGGAGGTCACCAGAACTAGCCGCTGCGTTCACGTTCCCTGATCTGTTCGCATCCACTCTCATCTGATCACTCACGTGTCCCCAAGCTACAGCACGAATCTCTTTGATTTGGCTCGGCGAACCTATACGAGGATCACGTAGACGCTAAGTATTCATGGGGTCATCTTACAGATCACGTTCTAGCCACATGGCAGACATGAAAGGAAAAGGTATCCTTTACGAGGATGATGACGCGCCGATCATTCTGATGGATCAGGATGATTCACTGGTTGCTAGCGAGTTCAGTCTCTCGCTTATAGGCAAGGTTCTCAACCTGAAGAAACAAAACGTTGAGAAGCTACTTCAGAAGATGCCATCACAATGGGGCATGGAAGATCGCATTACGGCTAATGACCTGGGCAATGGGAAATTTCTCCTTAATTTCACTTCCGAAGAGGATCTCAGCTCTGTTCTTCGACAGGGTCCTTTCCATTTTAACTTCTGTATGTTTGTGCTGGTGCGATGGGAACCCATTGTTCATGATGATTACCCGTGGATCGTTCCTTTTAAGGTTCAAGTGATTGGCCTCCCTTTGCATCTTTGGACGGATACAAATCTTAGGAACATTGGGGCAAGATTAGGCCATGTTCATGTTGATTCTTTGGATGTGGCTGAGGGCAGTATGCTCATTGATGTGGACTCTAGGAAACCCCTCAAATTCTCAAGGAAAGTGGAGTCGAAGGACGGAGATGAGGTCACCATTGAAATCAAGTACGAGAAGCTTTTTAAGCACTGCTCTACATGTGGTATGCTTACCCATGAGAAGGATCATTGTCCTTCTTTGGATGTGCGATCGCGGCTTCAGTCTCAACCAGAGCGACCTGGTATTTTTACGAGGATGCAGGTTCCACAGGATAAGGCACAGCATCATAACTTTCACACTGAGCAGAGGCCAAATGTATACGACCGTCAGCCTTATGGGCAACGTATGGAACCTGCCAGACACGCAGCTCAGTCGAGGTATGGCGAGGATGACAGGAAGTATGCACAAAGGACGCATCAGCCTGGTAATCTCCGTGCTACGCATTCTGATAGGATCATGAGACGCCATAATGATCCTAATCGGAGCAATAGATATGGAGCTTCTAAGGGTCCGTATGACCGTAATCTGAAGCAGACTTGGCGCGAGAAAGCTGTGCCTATTAAGCGTCCAGTCTCAGCGCCAATGGCGCCAGCGTCAACACCAACAAGCTCTCGACAGATTGTTCCTTATGAACAACCTACTGGTACAAGTAAAAATGGTTCCCACGGTGTGATTGAGTATCAAAGCGGCAGGCCAGGAGAGTGTATCAGTGCTAGAGGTGCTAAGAGATTGGCCAGTGCTATTGTAACGCCATCACGTATTGACCATGACATGGAGGAGAATGTCACAAAGCGGGCAAAGGAGCTTACTCGCTCTCTTTCTTTCACGAGCCTTAGTGACCACGAGCCGGTAACCGTTCCTGCAGACAATCAGATTATTGGTGCTTTGAATGACATGGATATTGAGGACAATCAGGAGGATGGAATGATGGAATGTGAAGGGATAGATGAGGATTTACTTGGATTTGACCTCAAAGAGATGGAAGAGAGAGAAGGGCAGCAGGCTGTGAGCAGTGTTGTGAGGGGGCCTGCAACTTCAGAACCTGATAATAAAGGGTCGAAGCACAGCAGACAAAGTAATAAAATGAATGTCCCTTTGGGCCTTCAGAGCAAAAAATTTGAGATCCTTCGTCGAGGATCTCCTCGGAAGTCCTCTTCTTCGTCTCACGGAGCTCATATGGCTAGAGATTCGAGCAGGTCAAGGAAACATGACCATAGTTCAAAGAGGCAGAGAAGTGGTGTTTCCAATGGAGTGTCCAAAAGTGATGGATTGATGGGTTCCAAAAACTCATCACATGAGTATAAATGAGGACACTCAGTTGGAACTGTCGAGGGATTGGAAACGACCTCACAGTTCGACGCCTTACGGAGATGTGTGAGAAGCATCGCCCAGGACTTGTGTTTCTTTCTGAGACGAAGAATAGGAGGCCGCTGCTGCAAAACATTCAGGCCGATTTAGGATTTGATCATTTATTTACCGTTGAGCCACTTGGCCTTAGCGGaggtttagctttattttttatggatgatTTTCgagttaatgttttattttcgaaTAACAGAATGATTGACATTGAGGCAATCATTGATGGAATAAAAGTTTTCATGACGTTTGTTTATGGTGACCCTGTTTTGGAACGACGAGATGAGGTTTGGGAACGTCTTACGCGTTTCTCAACAACTAAAAATGGACCTTGGTTCATGATAGGAGACTTTAATGAGATAACATGTCATAACGAGAAAACAGGAGGAAGACAACGCCCTGATAGCTCTTTTCTTCCTTTTAAGCAGATGCTTAATGATTGTGGCATGTTAGAATTTCCTTTTACGGGTGATATGCTTTCTTGGGTGGGGAAGAGAGCAGGAGGATCAACAGTTCGATGTCGCTTAGACAGAGCAGTGGGAAATGCGGACTGGCATGAGAAGTTTCCCCACTCGACTGTTAAGTATATGAGGCTATGGGGATCGGATCATCGTCCGATTCTTGCAGACATACTCATAAAGCCAACGAGAAGATCCAGgaagtttaaatttgataaaagaTGGTTGGATAATGAGGATCTACGGCAAGTTATCCTTGATGGATGGAAATCTCCTGATCTTCCTCCAAACGCGAATATTATGGAACATATTGCCAGCTGCAGGAGAGCCTTGAGTGAGTGGCGGAAGCAAAATAATGTCAATTCGGCAAAATTAGTGGAGGAACTTAAAGAAAAGGTGGAAGGCTTGTATGCAGATGATAATGCCACAACTGAAGAAATTGCTGCAGCTCTGAAGGAACTCTCACATGCTCTTAAAGCGGAAGAGATGTTCTGGAAGCAAAAGAGTCGGGTGTTTTGGCTGAGAGAGGGAGatagaaatacaaaatttttCCATGCCTTGACGAAGCAAAGAAGAGCAAGAAATAAGATCACGCAGCTCTTAGATGAGAATGGGAATATTATTGAGGATGAGGAAGGACTTGTAGCCATTGCTACTAGTTACTTCAGGCAGATTTTTGAATCATCGATCCCGGAGGAGATCGCGGAGGCGCTGGCTCAGGTGCCAACAACGATAACTGGTGCTATGAATGACGACCTTACAGCTCCGGTCTCTGAATGGGAGGTCAAATTGGCACTTTTTGCTATGCACCCAGAGAAAGCTCCAGGACCAGATGGGATGACTGCACTTTTCTACCAGAAATTTTGGGATATAGTAAAGGAGGATTTAACTCTTATGGTTAATAAATTTCTTTTCGAGGGGACGATGGCGAACGGACTGAATGACACAAATATATGTCTCATCCCGAAGATATCAAAGCCTAATGCAATGACTCAATTCAGACCCATTAGCCTGTGCAATGTCAGCTACAAGATAATCTCTAAAGTCTTATGCCAGAGGTTGAAAAAAGTGCTACCAGGTTTGATATCGGAGACCCAGTCAGCCTTTGTTGCTGGGAGACAGATTTCAGATAATGTTATGATCGCTCAGGAGTTGTTCCACGCATTGCGAACGAAACCAAGTGGACGAAATAAAAGGATGGCCATCAAGACAGACATGAGCAAAGCATATGATAGGATGGAGTGGTCGTTTATTGAAGCTGTCCTGCGTAAAATGGGATTCTCAGAAACTTGGACTAGCTGGGTCATGCGATGCATTACATCGGTGAAATACAAGGTTCTCATGAATGGAGAGCCAAGAGGGAATATTATTCCAGGTAGAGGACTAagacaaggagatcctttgtctcctttcatttttattctatgcacggaagcgctcgctagccttcttaatcatgcAGAGATACAAGGGAAGATAACAGGGATGCGTGTTACACGCACGTGTCCGTCGGtatcccaccttctctttgctgatgatagccttttcttctgtaaggcggagccccgtgaatgtgaagaagtaatgaaagtagtcaggaaATATGGTCAAGCATCTGGTCAATGCATCAACTTCGACAAATCCtccttactctttggtaagcgGATTAATGCAAATACGAGACAAGAGATTAAAGACGCACTTGGGATACAGAATGAAGGAGGAATGGGAACATACTTAGGCATCCCCGAAGACATAAGCGGGTCTAAATGCAAACTTTTTGCATTTCTGAAAGATAAGCTGATGCATAGAGTGAATGGATGGACAGGTAGATGGCTCTCAAAAGGTGGAAAGGAAGTACTGATTAAATCCATTCTGCTCGCTCTTCCGACATACGTCATGTCAACTTTCCTGCTCCCATTGGAGATATGTGAAAATTTGGCAAGTGCCATTGCTCAGTTCTGGTGGAGCTCGAATCCCCCAAAAAGGGGAATACATTGGGCGAAATGGGAGAAGGTCTGTCGATCCAGAGAGGAGGGTGGAATTGGCTTCCGACTGATTCATGAGTTTAATCTGGCGCTTCTGGCGAAACAACTATGGAGATTAGTACAGTTTCCTGATTCCCTGGTCGCCAGAGTTTTACGGGGAAGGTACTATAGATTGAGCTCACCACTGAGAGTAGGCCCGGTTAGCAGCCCATCCTATGTGTGGACTAGCATTTCTGCTGCAAGAAAATTGCTGTTACTTGGGATTAGACAGAAGATTCACTCAGGCTATGAGGTTAAGGTATGGGAGGATCCATGGATTCCATCGAATCCCGCTAGGCCAGCTGCCCCCATAGCTCCTGTGATGAATCCTAACATGAGAGTAAGCGATCTTATTGATCAGGGATTGAAGGATTGGGATGTGGGACTATTGGAGAGCTATGTTCATCCTGAGGATATACCACTCATAAGGAGTTTGGCCATAAGCTCAACTCACCGTCGTGATTCTTTCTGCTGGAACTTTACAAGGAGTGGCCaatacacggttaaatctggatattgggtggCGCAGAATTTATTAAAGTTAACAGAGGAGAAGGAAGTTTTGGAGCCAAGTATTACAAAGCTCCAGGCCTTTGCGTGGAAATTAAAGGCCCCTACGAAGATGTGCCATCTTATGTGGCAGTTGTTAACTGGTCATGTGGCAGTAACGAGGAATTTAGTTAGACGCAATATGAGGTGTGATAATTACTGCCCAAGATGTGGAGAAGCAGAGGAGACTGTCACACATGCAATCTTTGAATGCCCACCAGCCCGTCAAGTATGGTCTTTATCTTCAACTCCGACGTGCCCAAATATTTTTCCGGTATCGAGCGTCTACACAAACATGGATTATCTATTCTGGAGGAAAAATAGTATCATGGAGCCAGAGCAAGACagggatccttatccctggataatatggtacatttggaaagcTAGGAATGAAAAACTCTTCAGGGGAATAGATAGAGATCCTCTGGAACTAGTTAGACATGCTGAAAGTGAATGCCACGCATGGTTTGAGGCTAATGAAGTGGTACAAGCAGTATCACAAGACACTATAAATGAGGAACCCCAAGCCGTATGCTTgggaaatatttgtttattagaTGGTTCTTGGACACTTTCAGCTAActttagtggatgtggatggaCATTGATGGATAGCTCTGGGAATAGTCAGCTTATGGGGACAAAAAACTTCCCTCGACGTGAATCAGCCTTGCATTCAGAGGTAGAAGCACTGCGGTGGGCGATGGAGAGTATGCTGCAGCACTCGACCTGCCAGAGCTTTGGGACAGACTGTAAGGAACTGATTTCTATGGTTAAGGATCCTCAGGCGTGGCCAAGCTTTGCGACGGAATTGGAGAGAATAGAGACGTTACAGATATGTTTCCCGGACTTCAACATCACTTACGTTCCACGGGCGCAAAATCAGACAGCAGATTTTCTAGCCAAGACTGCTAGATCTTTTCGTAGAGAGTTACattttgttggttgttctattccggtttggttacccagaccacctcaagtttgagtaatagaatagccttttgacgtcaaaaaaaaaaaaaaaaaaaaaaaaaaaaaatttggtggaGAATcaataggaagttgaataaatctcataggagttgggagtaagaagttatcccattttcaaattaggtgattccagtttccctgtttgggaataggacagcttcttcgtcgttccaatgaaaccaggatgaatcactttgtaagaagcttgatttggatacataaattgttagagaatcaccaggaagttgaataaatctcataggagttgggatgaagaagttatcccactttcaaatcaggtgattctagtttcccagtttgtgaataggataacttcttcgtcgttccaatcaaaccaggataaatctctttgtaagaagcttgatatggatacataaagtggtggagaatcaccaggaagttgaataaatctcataggagttgggatgaagaagttattccacttttaaatcaggtgattcctgtttttaagtttgggaataggacagtttcttcgtcgttccaatgaaaccaggatgaatcactttgtaagaagcttgatttggatacataaagtgtggagaatcaccaggaagttgaataaatctcataagagctgggatgaagaaattatcccactttcaaatcaggtgattccagtttcccagtttgggaataggacatcttcttcgtcgttccagtcaaaccaggatgaatcacattgtaagaagcttcatttggatacataaagtggtggagaatcaccaggaagttgaataaatctcataggagttgggatgcagaaattatcccactttcaaatcaggtgattccagtttcccagtttgggaataggacaacttcttcgtcgttccaatcaaaccaggatgaatcactttgtaagaagcctgatttggatacataaaatggtggagaatcaccaggaagttgaataaatctcataggagttgggatgaagaagttattccacttttaaatcaggtgattcctggttttaagtttgg
This genomic window from Brassica rapa cultivar Chiifu-401-42 unplaced genomic scaffold, CAAS_Brap_v3.01 Scaffold0828, whole genome shotgun sequence contains:
- the LOC117131069 gene encoding uncharacterized protein LOC117131069; amino-acid sequence: MIDIEAIIDGIKVFMTFVYGDPVLERRDEVWERLTRFSTTKNGPWFMIGDFNEITCHNEKTGGRQRPDSSFLPFKQMLNDCGMLEFPFTGDMLSWVGKRAGGSTVRCRLDRAVGNADWHEKFPHSTVKYMRLWGSDHRPILADILIKPTRRSRKFKFDKRWLDNEDLRQVILDGWKSPDLPPNANIMEHIASCRRALSEWRKQNNVNSAKLVEELKEKVEGLYADDNATTEEIAAALKELSHALKAEEMFWKQKSRVFWLREGDRNTKFFHALTKQRRARNKITQLLDENGNIIEDEEGLVAIATSYFRQIFESSIPEEIAEALAQVPTTITGAMNDDLTAPVSEWEVKLALFAMHPEKAPGPDGMTALFYQKFWDIVKEDLTLMVNKFLFEGTMANGLNDTNICLIPKISKPNAMTQFRPISLCNVSYKIISKVLCQRLKKVLPGLISETQSAFVAGRQISDNVMIAQELFHALRTKPSGRNKRMAIKTDMSKAYDRMEWSFIEAVLRKMGFSETWTSWVMRCITSVKYKVLMNGEPRGNIIPEVMKVVRKYGQASGQCINFDKSSLLFGKRINANTRQEIKDALGIQNEGGMGTYLGIPEDISGSKCKLFAFLKDKLMHRVNGWTGRWLSKGGKEVLIKSILLALPTYVMSTFLLPLEICENLASAIAQFWWSSNPPKRGIHWAKWEKVCRSREEGGIGFRLIHEFNLALLAKQLWRLVQFPDSLVARVLRGRYYRLSSPLRVGPVSSPSYVWTSISAARKLLLLGIRQKIHSGYEVKVWEDPWIPSNPARPAAPIAPVMNPNMRVSDLIDQGLKDWDVGLLESYVHPEDIPLIRSLAISSTHRRDSFCWNFTRSGQYTVKSGYWVAQNLLKLTEEKEVLEPSITKLQAFAWKLKAPTKMCHLMWQLLTGHVAVTRNLVRRNMRCDNYCPRCGEAEETVTHAIFECPPARQVWSLSSTPTCPNIFPVSSVYTNMDYLFWRKNSIMEPEQDRDPYPWIIWYIWKARNEKLFRGIDRDPLELVRHAESECHAWFEANEVVQAVSQDTINEEPQAVCLGNICLLDGSWTLSANFSGCGWTLMDSSGNSQLMGTKNFPRRESALHSEVEALRWAMESMLQHSTCQSFGTDCKELISMVKDPQAWPSFATELERIETLQICFPDFNITYVPRAQNQTADFLAKTARSFRIDEKRRTEALAAQEGMRMATPRPDRLDVDSALGGLCIIAGETIRHSLLSRWSHGVSWRCRSCRLFHASRCCFVASLGGENHFGSDHHALTTLDWSFLRSFDPSDHHVL